In the Sus scrofa isolate TJ Tabasco breed Duroc chromosome 6, Sscrofa11.1, whole genome shotgun sequence genome, one interval contains:
- the LRRC30 gene encoding leucine-rich repeat-containing protein 30, producing the protein MGARQSGACCKDKGLPGPGPLRGRQKFSPWDEALLPGRDPRCLLKRGLRHVSFSLVTTGMTDAPDFLWGLSEVQKLNLSHNQLRALPPDVGRLTRLVVLNLCGNRLKSLPRELSLLRSLKVLFLHMNCLTELPAELSACQSLEVLGLSHNCLSQLPASFADLARLRKLNLSHNRFAHIPVCVFALKELDFLHVGSNRLENIAESIQCLASLQIFIAESNNIHAFPRALCLLTSLELLNLNNNNIQTLPEELYLLCRLARIAWNPMDKGLHISRNPLSKPLPELLEGGLEMLFGYLKDKKHT; encoded by the coding sequence ATGGGGGCCAGGCAGTCTGGTGCCTGCTGCAAGGACAAGGGCCTCCCGGGGCCGGGGCCCCTGCGGGGGAGGCAGAAGTTCTCCCCGTGGGACGAGGCCCTGCTCCCGGGGAGGGACCCGCGGTGCCTGCTGAAGCGGGGCCTGCGGCATGTCAGCTTCAGCCTGGTCACCACGGGCATGACCGACGCGCCCGACTTCCTGTGGGGCCTGTCGGAGGTGCAGAAGCTCAATCTGTCCCACAACCAGCTCCGGGCCCTCCCGCCCGACGTGGGGAGGCTGACACGGCTGGTCGTCCTCAACTTGTGCGGCAACCGCCTGAAGAGCCTGCCCCGGGAGCTCAGCCTCCTCCGCAGCCTCAAGGTCCTGTTCCTGCACATGAACTGCCTGACGGAGCTGCCAGCCGAGCTGAGCGCCTGCCAGAGCCTGGAGGTTCTGGGCCTGTCGCACAACTGCTTGTCCCAGCTCCCCGCCAGCTTCGCTGATCTCGCCCGGCTGCGCAAGCTCAACCTCAGCCACAACCGCTTTGCCCACATCCCCGTCTGCGTGTTCGCGCTCAAGGAGCTGGACTTCCTGCACGTGGGCTCCAACCGCCTGGAGAACATTGCCGAGAGCATCCAGTGCCTGGCCAGCCTGCAGATCTTCATTGCCGAGAGCAACAACATCCACGCCTTCCCGCGCGCCCTCTGTCTGCTCACCAGCCTGGAGCTGCTCAActtgaacaacaacaacatccAGACCCTCCCAGAGGAGCTCTACCTGCTGTGTAGACTGGCGAGGATCGCTTGGAACCCCATGGACAAAGGGCTCCATATCTCCCGCAACCCTTTATCCAAACCCCTGCCGGAGCTGCTGGAGGGGGGTCTGGAGATGCTTTTCGGTTACCTGAAGGACAAAAAACACACTTGA